From Deinococcus aquaticus, one genomic window encodes:
- the meaB gene encoding methylmalonyl Co-A mutase-associated GTPase MeaB, which yields MPAAPHPLTLPLLSGNRRALAKAITLSESTRPEHEAQAQSLLSEVLPRAGRSIRVGLTGVPGVGKSTFIEALGVRLADAGHRVAVLAVDPSSARTGGSIMGDKTRMPRLTVHPNAFIRPSPSGGTLGGVARRTREAVTLCEAAGYDVILVETVGVGQSETQVAAMTDLFVLLTLPNAGDELQGIKRGIMELADICVVNKADTNPQAAVRAQTELRTALTLLTPHDAPWRPVALRASALTGEGLGAVWETAERYAQEVDLGVRRQAQAAQWFDELLREAAWRAFRAGVDGAQLQALRADVAAGRLTAVQGVSALLGGHSSTPQR from the coding sequence GTGCCCGCCGCTCCGCATCCCCTGACGCTGCCGCTCCTGTCGGGGAACCGGCGGGCGCTGGCGAAGGCGATCACGCTGTCGGAGTCCACGCGGCCCGAGCATGAGGCGCAGGCGCAATCACTGCTGTCGGAGGTGCTGCCCCGCGCCGGGCGGTCCATCCGGGTGGGCCTGACGGGCGTGCCGGGCGTGGGCAAGAGCACGTTCATCGAGGCGCTGGGGGTGCGGCTGGCCGACGCGGGGCACCGGGTGGCGGTGCTGGCGGTGGACCCCAGCAGCGCCCGCACGGGCGGCAGCATCATGGGTGACAAGACCCGCATGCCGCGCCTGACGGTTCACCCGAATGCGTTCATCCGCCCCAGCCCGAGTGGGGGCACGCTGGGCGGCGTGGCGCGCCGCACGCGGGAGGCGGTGACGCTGTGCGAGGCGGCCGGGTACGACGTGATCCTGGTCGAGACGGTGGGCGTGGGGCAGAGTGAGACGCAGGTGGCGGCCATGACGGACCTGTTCGTGCTGCTGACCCTCCCGAACGCGGGGGATGAGTTGCAGGGCATCAAGCGCGGGATCATGGAACTCGCGGATATCTGCGTGGTGAACAAGGCCGATACGAACCCGCAGGCGGCAGTCCGGGCGCAGACGGAACTGCGCACGGCGCTGACGCTCCTGACGCCGCACGACGCGCCGTGGCGTCCAGTGGCACTGCGGGCCTCCGCGCTGACGGGCGAGGGGCTGGGCGCCGTGTGGGAGACGGCCGAGCGGTACGCGCAGGAGGTTGATCTGGGGGTGCGGCGGCAGGCACAGGCGGCGCAGTGGTTCGACGAACTGCTGCGCGAGGCAGCGTGGCGGGCGTTCCGGGCGGGCGTGGACGGCGCGCAGTTGCAGGCGCTGCGGGCGGACGTGGCGGCGGGGCGGTTGACGGCGGTGCAGGGCGTGTCGGCGCTGCTGGGCGGCCACTCCTCTACCCCTCAGCGTTGA
- a CDS encoding DNA-3-methyladenine glycosylase: MTAPLPPAHFAGNPVRIARDLLGGTLVRSLPGHESLMGIIVELEAYDCPRDPACTAGRFHAARSADMAVPPGQWLFWTAHGHPLLQVACREEGVAASVLIRALQPTHGLSHMLNFRPVTRERDLSNGPAKLVYALGLDPARITGQPVNSPELHLLPPAAPLPDEQVQVTARIGIREGRNLPWRFTIRGNPWVSPATPSMDLTVNAEG; encoded by the coding sequence ATGACCGCGCCGCTCCCGCCCGCCCATTTCGCCGGGAATCCCGTGCGGATCGCCCGGGACCTGCTGGGCGGCACCCTGGTCCGTAGCCTGCCGGGCCATGAGAGCCTCATGGGAATCATCGTGGAACTCGAAGCCTACGACTGCCCCCGCGACCCCGCCTGCACCGCCGGACGCTTTCACGCCGCCCGCAGCGCCGACATGGCTGTCCCGCCGGGGCAGTGGCTGTTCTGGACTGCGCACGGCCACCCGCTGCTTCAGGTGGCGTGCCGTGAAGAGGGCGTGGCCGCCAGCGTCCTGATCCGCGCCCTGCAACCCACCCACGGCCTGAGCCACATGCTGAACTTCCGGCCCGTCACCCGCGAACGCGACCTCAGCAACGGCCCCGCCAAACTCGTCTACGCGCTGGGCCTGGACCCCGCCCGCATCACCGGGCAGCCCGTGAACAGCCCCGAACTGCACCTGCTGCCGCCCGCCGCGCCCCTGCCCGACGAACAGGTGCAGGTCACGGCCCGCATCGGCATCCGCGAAGGGCGCAACCTCCCCTGGCGCTTCACCATTCGCGGGAACCCCTGGGTGTCGCCCGCCACGCCCAGCATGGACCTGACCGTCAACGCTGAGGGGTAG
- a CDS encoding glycine betaine uptake BCCT transporter produces the protein MVLYISMAIIAICVLWGLLNPDGFGAATTAAMNFTTESFGWYYLLAVLAFLIFCVYLAFSRHGSVKLGRDDEEPEFSRTSWFAMLFSAGMGIGLVFWGVAEPVSHYLTPPGNVEAQTADAARTALKYSFFHWGLHPWAIYSVVALSIAYFSFRRGEKALISRTFRPLLGDRVEGPIGKLIDVLAIIATVFGVAASLGFGAVQINSGLNSAFGLSVGVPTQLAIIGAVTILYLISASSGLTRGIQMLSNTNMVLAALLMLAVFVLGPTRFLLETFTTSVGGYAQDLISMSTRLTPFSGNTWVGGWTLFYWAWWIAWAPFVGLFIARISRGRTIKEFVTGVLLVPSLVSFAWFSVFGGSALQKSLTGDSAVMDATKADVSTALFALLGHFPLSGVLVVLATLLIASFFITSADSATYVLGSLSSEGSENPSGRIKFGWGVLQSLIAVALLLSGGLGGLQNASIVAALPFSVIMLGMCVSLMRALQSENRTPRPAKAVPSPTDPAQPVTPPTP, from the coding sequence GTGGTTCTGTACATTTCCATGGCCATCATTGCCATCTGCGTGCTGTGGGGCCTGCTGAATCCCGACGGATTCGGCGCGGCCACCACCGCCGCCATGAACTTCACCACCGAGAGCTTCGGCTGGTACTACCTGCTGGCCGTGCTGGCCTTCCTGATCTTCTGCGTGTACCTGGCGTTCAGCCGGCACGGGAGCGTGAAACTGGGCCGGGACGACGAGGAACCCGAGTTCAGCCGCACCTCCTGGTTCGCCATGCTGTTCAGCGCCGGCATGGGCATCGGGCTGGTGTTCTGGGGCGTGGCCGAGCCCGTCTCGCACTACCTGACCCCGCCCGGCAACGTGGAAGCCCAGACGGCCGACGCGGCCCGCACGGCCCTGAAGTACTCGTTCTTCCACTGGGGTCTGCACCCCTGGGCGATCTACAGCGTGGTCGCCCTGAGCATCGCTTACTTCTCGTTCCGGCGCGGCGAGAAGGCCCTGATCAGCCGCACCTTCCGGCCCCTGCTGGGCGACCGGGTCGAGGGCCCCATCGGGAAACTGATCGACGTGCTGGCGATCATCGCGACCGTGTTCGGTGTGGCGGCCTCGCTGGGTTTCGGGGCAGTGCAGATCAATAGTGGCCTGAACAGCGCGTTCGGTCTCAGCGTGGGCGTTCCCACGCAACTGGCGATCATCGGGGCGGTCACGATCCTGTATCTGATCAGCGCCTCAAGTGGCCTGACCAGAGGCATTCAGATGCTCTCGAACACCAACATGGTGCTGGCCGCGCTGCTGATGCTGGCCGTGTTCGTGCTGGGCCCCACGCGCTTCCTGCTGGAGACCTTCACCACCAGCGTCGGCGGGTACGCGCAGGACCTCATCAGCATGAGTACCCGCCTGACCCCGTTCAGCGGGAACACCTGGGTGGGCGGCTGGACACTGTTCTACTGGGCGTGGTGGATCGCCTGGGCTCCGTTCGTGGGGCTGTTCATCGCGCGCATCTCGCGCGGGCGGACCATCAAGGAATTCGTGACCGGCGTGCTGCTGGTCCCCAGCCTCGTGAGTTTCGCGTGGTTCAGCGTGTTCGGCGGCAGCGCCCTGCAGAAATCCCTGACTGGCGACAGCGCGGTCATGGACGCCACGAAAGCCGACGTGTCCACCGCGCTGTTCGCGCTGCTGGGGCACTTCCCCCTGAGCGGCGTGCTGGTCGTCCTGGCGACGCTGCTGATCGCGTCGTTCTTCATTACCAGCGCCGACTCGGCCACGTACGTGCTGGGCAGCCTGTCCAGCGAGGGCAGCGAGAATCCCAGTGGGCGCATCAAGTTCGGCTGGGGCGTGCTGCAGAGCCTGATCGCGGTGGCCCTGCTGCTCAGCGGCGGCCTGGGCGGCCTGCAGAACGCCAGTATCGTGGCGGCCCTGCCGTTCAGCGTGATCATGCTGGGCATGTGCGTGTCGCTGATGCGCGCCCTGCAGAGCGAGAACCGCACGCCCCGCCCCGCCAAAGCGGTCCCCTCCCCCACCGATCCCGCCCAACCGGTCACCCCACCCACCCCCTGA
- a CDS encoding DUF2179 domain-containing protein has translation MEGLTLDMLMGALLIFALRIADVLLGTLRIGMLVRGKRRMAGVLSFFESIIWLAAAAQVLGKLESPLQFVAYAGGYATGTMLGANIERWLAVGKVVLRVIVPVSAPDVQEALRQAGFFVTTVNASGRDGEVRVMFSVIARKKLRAALRVIEGTYPRAFITVEEVTTAQLQEVATREDRLSRRFRMIRK, from the coding sequence GTGGAAGGCCTGACCCTGGACATGCTGATGGGCGCACTGCTCATCTTCGCTCTCAGAATCGCAGACGTGTTGCTGGGCACCCTGCGGATCGGCATGCTGGTCCGCGGGAAACGCCGCATGGCAGGCGTCCTGAGTTTCTTCGAGTCCATCATCTGGCTCGCGGCGGCCGCGCAGGTGCTCGGCAAACTGGAAAGCCCACTGCAGTTCGTCGCGTACGCCGGCGGGTACGCCACCGGCACCATGCTGGGCGCGAACATCGAACGCTGGCTGGCGGTCGGGAAGGTCGTGCTGCGCGTGATCGTGCCCGTCAGTGCCCCGGACGTGCAGGAGGCGCTGCGGCAGGCCGGGTTTTTCGTGACCACCGTGAACGCCAGCGGCCGCGACGGCGAGGTCCGCGTGATGTTCAGCGTGATCGCCCGCAAGAAACTCCGCGCCGCGCTGCGCGTCATCGAGGGCACGTACCCCAGGGCGTTCATCACGGTCGAGGAAGTCACCACCGCGCAGCTTCAGGAGGTCGCCACCCGCGAGGACCGCCTGTCGCGGCGCTTCCGGATGATCCGGAAGTAG
- a CDS encoding ABC transporter ATP-binding protein gives MIEVQHLSKSFRVRQGGLLSPSIGIMTAVRDISFSVGRGEIVGYLGPNGAGKSTTIKVLTGLLVPDSGEVTVGGLTPWKHRREHVARLGAVFGQRTTLWWDLPVRESLELLRHVYRVPQGRFRENLALFTDLLDLGPFLNTPARSLSLGQRMRADLAAALLHDPELLFLDEPTVGLDVVARERVREFVAHIARERGVTVLLTTHDLTDVQRLAGRVMIIDHGQLLFDGQLNDLQARYGGAREVQVDFEIPPADPRIPGLDLLSAGGVRAVYAFHGPAAAPVALITAHAPIRDLTVREPDIDTTIRRIYEQDLLHAGVR, from the coding sequence ATGATCGAAGTTCAGCACCTCAGTAAATCCTTCAGGGTCCGGCAGGGCGGCCTGCTGTCACCCAGCATCGGCATCATGACCGCCGTCCGGGACATCAGTTTCAGCGTCGGGCGCGGCGAGATCGTCGGGTACCTCGGCCCGAACGGCGCGGGCAAAAGCACCACCATCAAGGTCCTGACCGGCCTGCTCGTCCCCGACAGCGGCGAGGTCACGGTCGGCGGCCTGACCCCCTGGAAGCACCGCCGCGAGCACGTCGCGCGGCTGGGCGCGGTGTTCGGGCAACGCACCACGCTGTGGTGGGACCTGCCCGTCCGCGAGAGCCTGGAACTGCTGCGCCACGTGTACCGCGTGCCGCAGGGCCGCTTCCGCGAGAACCTCGCGCTGTTCACGGACCTGCTGGACCTCGGCCCATTCCTGAACACGCCCGCCCGCTCCCTGAGCCTGGGCCAGCGCATGCGCGCCGACCTGGCCGCCGCGCTGCTGCACGACCCGGAACTGCTGTTCCTGGATGAACCGACCGTCGGCCTGGACGTGGTCGCCCGGGAACGCGTGCGCGAGTTCGTGGCGCACATCGCGCGGGAACGCGGCGTGACCGTGCTGCTCACCACGCACGACCTGACCGACGTGCAGCGCCTCGCCGGGCGCGTCATGATCATCGACCACGGGCAACTGCTGTTCGACGGGCAGCTGAACGACCTGCAAGCCCGTTACGGCGGCGCGCGCGAGGTGCAGGTGGACTTCGAAATCCCGCCCGCTGACCCGCGCATTCCGGGCCTGGACCTGCTGAGCGCAGGCGGCGTGCGCGCCGTGTACGCCTTCCACGGCCCGGCCGCCGCGCCCGTCGCGCTGATCACCGCGCACGCGCCCATCCGCGACCTCACCGTCCGCGAACCCGACATCGACACCACTATCCGCCGCATCTACGAGCAGGACCTGCTGCACGCCGGGGTACGCTGA
- a CDS encoding ABC transporter permease: protein MASGHTEGRRSGGSLDSLRHHTRLYFRLLGAQVRSQGAYRTSFLLDSLGTLLITAAEFAALALVLPRFGSLSGWTLGEVCLLYGLAELAFVLMDILFGGFDAPNLSGHVRSGSFSTFLLRPGPLPLQVFASDFALRRVARVVLAAAIAGYGLTHAGLSLNAETALLLLSSVLGMIAFFGALFVVGGTLTFWTVDSVEAMNVLTYGGRTLISYPMDIYGRALRRTFTFIIPAAFLSYFPVLRVLGRPLPDGLPDWAALLPLPVGLLALSAALSFFRFGVRHYQGTGT from the coding sequence GTGGCTAGCGGCCACACGGAAGGTCGCCGGTCAGGCGGATCACTGGACTCCCTGCGCCACCACACCCGCCTGTACTTCCGGCTGCTGGGCGCGCAGGTCCGCTCGCAGGGCGCGTACCGCACGTCGTTCCTGCTGGATTCGCTGGGCACCCTGCTGATCACGGCCGCCGAGTTCGCCGCGCTGGCCCTGGTCCTGCCCCGCTTCGGCAGTCTCAGCGGTTGGACGCTGGGTGAGGTGTGCCTGCTGTACGGCCTGGCGGAACTCGCGTTCGTGCTGATGGACATCCTCTTCGGCGGCTTCGACGCCCCGAACCTGTCCGGGCACGTTCGCAGCGGCAGTTTCAGCACCTTCCTGCTTCGCCCGGGCCCGCTGCCCCTGCAGGTGTTTGCCTCGGACTTCGCGCTGCGCCGCGTGGCCCGCGTCGTCCTGGCCGCCGCCATCGCCGGGTACGGTCTGACTCACGCCGGCCTGTCCCTGAACGCAGAAACGGCGCTGCTGCTGCTGTCGTCCGTGCTGGGCATGATCGCCTTCTTCGGCGCGCTGTTCGTGGTGGGCGGCACCCTGACCTTCTGGACGGTGGACAGCGTGGAAGCCATGAACGTCCTGACGTACGGGGGCCGCACGCTGATCAGTTACCCCATGGACATCTACGGCCGCGCGCTGCGCCGCACCTTCACGTTCATCATTCCGGCGGCGTTCCTGTCGTACTTCCCGGTGCTGCGCGTCCTGGGCCGCCCCCTCCCGGACGGCCTGCCCGACTGGGCCGCGCTGCTGCCGCTCCCGGTGGGCCTGCTGGCCCTGAGCGCCGCACTGAGTTTCTTCCGGTTCGGCGTGCGCCACTACCAGGGCACGGGCACGTGA
- a CDS encoding ABC transporter permease, with product MTIHLPPVPQRHAGAAGSGAALYAAVARLGFRRPFAYPQAALWGVVTNAFFGLLRVSVLAALFGVRPQVAGYSVTDAVTYTALTQAFIVALALFGWTDFMRTIHRGEVGTDLLRPMNLLGFWAAQDAGRAAAQFVLRGLPMLLIFQVGAAFTGGGLHWPAGPLAWTQTILSAALAWACGFLFRFLVNCAAFWSPDAAGFGRFAWALLGLGCGFLMPLAFFPAWAQAALACTPFPSMLNTTVELWLGLRSGPGAWVALGTQLAWTAALLALTAFTLRRGLRRLEVAGG from the coding sequence ATGACCATTCACTTACCGCCCGTTCCGCAGCGTCACGCGGGCGCGGCCGGTTCCGGCGCGGCGCTGTACGCCGCCGTGGCGCGGCTGGGCTTCCGGCGGCCCTTCGCGTACCCGCAGGCGGCCCTGTGGGGAGTCGTCACCAACGCCTTTTTCGGGCTGCTGCGGGTGTCGGTCCTGGCCGCGCTGTTCGGGGTGCGCCCGCAGGTGGCCGGGTACAGCGTGACCGACGCCGTCACGTACACCGCGCTGACGCAGGCGTTCATCGTGGCGCTGGCCCTGTTCGGCTGGACGGACTTCATGCGCACCATTCACCGGGGCGAGGTCGGCACGGACCTGCTGCGCCCCATGAACCTGCTGGGCTTCTGGGCCGCGCAGGACGCCGGGCGGGCGGCGGCGCAGTTCGTGCTGCGCGGCCTGCCGATGCTGCTGATCTTTCAAGTGGGCGCGGCGTTCACGGGCGGCGGCCTGCACTGGCCAGCCGGGCCGCTCGCGTGGACTCAGACGATCCTGAGCGCCGCGCTGGCCTGGGCGTGCGGGTTCCTGTTCCGCTTCCTGGTGAACTGCGCGGCGTTCTGGTCCCCGGACGCCGCCGGGTTCGGCCGGTTCGCGTGGGCGCTGCTGGGCCTGGGCTGCGGGTTCCTGATGCCGCTGGCGTTCTTCCCGGCGTGGGCGCAGGCGGCGCTGGCCTGCACGCCCTTTCCGTCCATGCTGAACACCACCGTGGAACTCTGGCTGGGCCTCAGGAGTGGTCCCGGCGCCTGGGTGGCCCTGGGCACGCAACTGGCCTGGACGGCCGCGCTGCTGGCCCTGACTGCCTTCACACTGCGGCGCGGACTGCGGCGGCTGGAGGTCGCCGGTGGCTAG
- a CDS encoding DUF937 domain-containing protein, with protein sequence MMDIFNMLGGMGQAQQTVAQNTGANAGQSQAAIEAALPLLLGALTRNATQPGGLDALSGALSRHDGSALDAFTQGQTPDTQDGQKILGHVFGGQQQQAAQAVSKRAGIDPQMAMQILSMLAPLVLGYLSRQKQGQGGQGGGADLGSVLGGLLGGGAAGGLGGLLGGMLGGAPAQQNSGMGGAVNSGAGGTDLGGLLGSVLGGGSGQAPHAPAQQGGLLGTLNSALDSDKDGNALDDLIGMFGGARR encoded by the coding sequence ATGATGGACATCTTCAACATGCTCGGAGGAATGGGACAGGCCCAGCAGACCGTCGCGCAGAACACCGGCGCGAACGCCGGCCAGTCGCAGGCCGCCATCGAGGCCGCGCTGCCCCTGCTGCTGGGCGCCCTGACCCGCAACGCCACGCAACCCGGCGGCCTGGACGCCCTGAGCGGCGCGCTGAGCCGACACGACGGCAGCGCCCTGGACGCCTTCACGCAGGGGCAGACGCCCGACACGCAGGACGGACAGAAGATCCTGGGGCACGTGTTCGGCGGTCAGCAGCAGCAGGCGGCGCAGGCGGTCAGCAAACGCGCCGGGATCGACCCGCAGATGGCCATGCAGATTCTCAGCATGCTGGCCCCACTGGTCCTCGGCTACCTCAGCCGCCAGAAGCAGGGTCAGGGCGGCCAGGGCGGCGGCGCGGACCTGGGCAGCGTGCTGGGCGGCCTGCTGGGTGGCGGCGCGGCCGGAGGGCTGGGCGGCCTGCTCGGCGGAATGCTGGGCGGCGCACCCGCGCAGCAGAACAGCGGCATGGGCGGCGCGGTGAACAGCGGAGCGGGCGGCACCGACCTGGGCGGCCTGCTCGGCAGCGTCCTGGGCGGCGGCAGCGGTCAGGCGCCGCACGCACCCGCGCAGCAGGGCGGCCTGCTGGGCACCCTGAACAGCGCCCTGGACAGTGACAAGGACGGCAACGCGCTGGACGACCTGATCGGCATGTTCGGTGGCGCGCGCCGCTGA
- the cysK gene encoding cysteine synthase A, producing the protein MIESLIGHTPLLQLKRVTGPDMADVFVKLEGQNPGGSIKDRTALGLVEDAERRGLLKPGGTIVEPTSGNTGIGLAQVAAAKGYRLILCMPAQMSEERKRTLAAYGAELILTDPQRRMLAAIEEAEAIAERTGAVMMGQFTNPANPAVHEATTGPELWEQMEGRIDAFVYGSGTGGTISGVGRYLKRMNPDVQIIACEPARSNVLSGGERGEHGFQGMGPGFIPQNLDRSILDGVVQVWEEDAYPLARRLAQEEGIFVGMSSGAMAWAALEVARRLGPGKRVATIACDTGARYLTTSLFAGGSDTPPGYQPRSRERTDN; encoded by the coding sequence ATGATCGAGTCGCTCATCGGCCACACGCCCCTGCTGCAACTGAAACGCGTGACCGGCCCCGACATGGCCGACGTGTTCGTGAAACTGGAAGGTCAGAATCCCGGCGGGAGTATCAAGGACCGCACCGCGCTGGGCCTCGTCGAGGACGCCGAACGGCGCGGCCTGCTGAAACCCGGTGGGACCATCGTGGAACCCACCAGCGGCAACACGGGCATCGGGCTGGCGCAGGTGGCGGCCGCCAAGGGCTACCGTCTGATCCTGTGCATGCCAGCCCAGATGAGCGAGGAACGCAAGCGCACGCTGGCCGCCTACGGCGCGGAACTGATCCTGACCGACCCGCAGCGCCGCATGCTGGCCGCCATCGAGGAAGCCGAGGCCATCGCGGAACGCACCGGCGCGGTCATGATGGGCCAGTTCACCAACCCCGCCAACCCCGCCGTGCACGAAGCCACCACCGGCCCTGAACTGTGGGAGCAGATGGAGGGCCGCATTGACGCGTTCGTGTACGGCAGCGGTACCGGCGGCACCATCAGCGGCGTGGGCCGTTACCTGAAACGCATGAACCCGGACGTGCAGATCATCGCCTGCGAACCCGCACGCAGCAACGTCCTGAGCGGCGGGGAACGCGGCGAACACGGCTTTCAGGGCATGGGGCCCGGCTTCATCCCGCAGAACCTGGACCGCAGCATTCTGGACGGCGTGGTGCAGGTCTGGGAGGAAGACGCCTACCCGCTGGCCCGCCGGCTGGCGCAGGAAGAAGGCATCTTCGTGGGCATGAGCAGCGGCGCGATGGCCTGGGCTGCGCTGGAGGTCGCCCGCCGCCTCGGCCCCGGAAAGCGCGTGGCGACCATCGCCTGCGATACCGGCGCCCGCTACCTGACCACCAGCCTCTTCGCGGGCGGCAGCGACACCCCGCCCGGTTACCAGCCCCGCTCACGCGAACGCACGGATAACTGA
- a CDS encoding PRC-barrel domain-containing protein: MIKGKEILGRSIIAISTGEKIDSVHDVIFDHQANQVLGLLVDEGGWFSAAKAVPFGQIRSIGEDAIMVADADAVTTTREDGRLKEALESKSSLIGLTLMTTDGQNLGKIADVFFDEHTGRVEGYEATGGLFADMSSGRTFVPVPESVQIGQDTAIVPVEVANAMQEQEDGGLKGALQSAGQSVAGVYYDAADSVKGAYGNIAEATRERQKEYVVGKTAGGDITAEDGRVIVSRGETITAAQADEAETAGKLAALATAATGGVIADAYGSARDRVQESYEDVKDATAERQKAYVTGKTAGSDITAADGHLIVAQGETITAAHADEAETAGKLAALSAAATGGVIAGAYGNARDRVQESYADVKDATAERQKAYVTGKTASSEIRTDTGEVIVPAGATITTFQADRAEQTGKLAALTAAATGGAISGGVQTLRERTKLDPNTLEATVGRRVRTDVRAPGGSLVAAQGQIVTQAIADRARHLGVQQALIDATTGGAADTSGPAAGAAVAGGLASVSEGAGNLLDRAKNWLGDKREQAGEVIDQRQQEAEEQKVRDALGRPVTRVILAPDDSIILNIGEIVTNRAVQAARDGNVLDILVSSVSKETPHIDPLASRPDATGEAALPEQDAPDSQPPR, translated from the coding sequence ATGATTAAAGGTAAAGAGATTCTGGGCCGTTCCATCATCGCCATCAGCACCGGAGAGAAGATCGACAGCGTGCATGACGTCATCTTCGATCATCAGGCCAATCAGGTCCTGGGCCTGCTCGTCGACGAGGGTGGCTGGTTCAGCGCCGCCAAGGCCGTCCCGTTCGGTCAGATCCGCTCGATCGGTGAGGACGCCATCATGGTCGCCGACGCCGACGCCGTCACCACCACCCGCGAGGACGGCCGCCTGAAAGAAGCGCTGGAAAGCAAGAGCAGCCTGATCGGCCTGACCCTGATGACCACCGACGGCCAGAACCTCGGCAAGATCGCCGACGTGTTCTTCGACGAGCACACCGGCCGCGTGGAAGGGTACGAGGCGACCGGCGGCCTGTTCGCCGACATGAGCAGCGGACGCACCTTCGTGCCCGTTCCCGAAAGCGTGCAGATCGGCCAGGACACCGCCATCGTGCCGGTCGAGGTGGCCAACGCCATGCAGGAGCAGGAAGACGGCGGCCTGAAAGGTGCGCTGCAGAGCGCCGGTCAGAGCGTGGCCGGCGTGTACTACGACGCCGCCGACAGCGTCAAAGGTGCGTACGGGAACATCGCGGAAGCCACCCGTGAACGCCAGAAAGAGTACGTGGTCGGCAAGACCGCCGGAGGTGACATCACCGCCGAGGACGGCCGCGTGATCGTCTCCAGGGGCGAAACCATCACCGCCGCCCAGGCCGACGAGGCCGAAACCGCCGGGAAACTCGCCGCGCTGGCCACCGCCGCCACCGGCGGAGTGATCGCCGACGCGTACGGCAGCGCCCGCGACCGCGTGCAGGAATCCTACGAGGACGTGAAGGACGCCACCGCCGAACGCCAGAAAGCCTACGTGACCGGCAAGACCGCCGGCAGTGACATCACCGCCGCCGACGGCCACCTGATCGTCGCGCAGGGCGAAACCATCACCGCCGCGCACGCCGACGAGGCCGAAACGGCCGGTAAACTCGCCGCGCTGAGCGCCGCCGCGACCGGCGGAGTGATCGCCGGAGCGTACGGCAATGCCCGTGATCGCGTGCAGGAATCCTACGCCGACGTGAAAGACGCCACCGCCGAACGCCAGAAAGCCTACGTGACCGGCAAGACCGCCAGCAGCGAGATCCGCACCGACACCGGCGAGGTCATCGTGCCCGCCGGCGCGACCATCACCACCTTCCAGGCGGACCGCGCCGAGCAGACCGGGAAACTGGCCGCCCTGACCGCCGCCGCCACCGGCGGAGCCATCAGCGGCGGCGTGCAGACCCTGCGCGAACGCACCAAACTTGATCCCAACACACTGGAAGCCACGGTGGGCCGCCGCGTCCGCACCGATGTCCGCGCGCCCGGCGGGAGCCTCGTGGCCGCGCAGGGCCAGATCGTGACGCAGGCCATCGCCGACCGCGCCCGCCACCTGGGCGTGCAGCAGGCTCTGATCGACGCCACGACCGGCGGCGCCGCCGACACGTCCGGACCCGCTGCCGGGGCCGCCGTCGCGGGCGGACTGGCCAGCGTCAGCGAGGGCGCCGGCAACCTGCTGGACCGCGCCAAGAACTGGCTGGGCGACAAGCGCGAGCAGGCCGGCGAGGTTATCGACCAGCGCCAGCAGGAAGCCGAGGAGCAGAAGGTCCGCGACGCCCTGGGCCGCCCCGTGACCCGCGTGATCCTCGCACCCGACGACTCGATCATCCTGAACATCGGTGAGATCGTCACCAACCGCGCCGTGCAGGCCGCCCGCGACGGCAACGTGCTGGACATCCTGGTCAGCAGCGTCAGCAAGGAAACCCCGCACATCGACCCGCTGGCCAGCCGCCCCGACGCGACCGGCGAGGCCGCTCTGCCCGAACAGGACGCCCCGGACAGCCAGCCCCCCCGCTAA